One Alnus glutinosa chromosome 3, dhAlnGlut1.1, whole genome shotgun sequence genomic region harbors:
- the LOC133862533 gene encoding uncharacterized protein LOC133862533 yields the protein MQEKMGTDDGNKRIRGMMMMILLIMVVVEQATSFHPQPPTLAPAQLPHFSGSQDSCIHVICAYKCEFKCLWRRPFSVEYMDCVADCMQDCLPRTTTDVNTFTPACPKFGFVPNAKETRRMKRVIPRHL from the exons ATGCAAGAGAAGATGGGCACGGATgatggaaataaaagaattaggggtatgatgatgatgatattgttGATTATGGTGGTTGTAGAGCAAGCAACCTCGTTCCATCCTCAACCTCCCACTCTTGCACCCGCTCAACTTCCCCATTTCTCTGGTTCACAAGATTCTTGTATACACGTAATTTGTGCTTACAAATGTGAGTTCAAATGCTTATGGAGGAGACCCTTTTCAGTTGAATACATGGATTGTGTTGCTGATTGTATGCAAGATTGCCTACCTCGTACTACAACAGATGTCAACACCTTTACTCCTGCTTGCCCCAAATTTGGATTTG TTCCCAACGCGAAGGAAACTAGAAGGATGAAGAGAGTTATTCCACGTCACTTATAG
- the LOC133862532 gene encoding uncharacterized protein LOC133862532 has product MQEKMGMDDGNKRIRGMMMMILLIMVVVEQATSFHPQPPTLAPAQLPHFSGSQDSCIHVICAYKCEFKCLWRRPFSVEYMDCVADCMQDCLPRTTTDVNTFTPACPKFGFEKNLVSASLKGHEVRRRKQHCLPGIETNPMVISSSNEKNRNSSDHDKDHSHHSGQRFFFPQQPICTCVLCKSEWGKSIKLFITFWTNCLLYQTCRTKRGSSFFVPFASQWYFLKHSKWKGGLGKKVGQNCPIFYNTCLPN; this is encoded by the exons ATGCAAGAGAAGATGGGCATGGATgatggaaataaaagaattaggggtatgatgatgatgatattgttGATTATGGTGGTTGTAGAGCAAGCAACCTCGTTCCATCCTCAACCTCCCACTCTTGCACCCGCTCAACTTCCCCATTTCTCTGGTTCACAAGATTCTTGTATACACGTAATTTGTGCTTACAAATGTGAGTTCAAATGCTTATGGAGGAGACCCTTTTCAGTTGAATACATGGATTGTGTTGCTGATTGTATGCAAGATTGCCTACCTCGTACTACAACAGATGTCAACACCTTTACTCCTGCTTGCCCCAAATTTGGATTTG AGAAAAATTTAGTAAGTGCCAGTCTAAAGGGCCATGAAGTTCGAAGAAGAAAGCAACATTGTTTGCCTGGTATTGAGACAAATCCTATGGTGATCTCCTCTTCAAATGAAAAGAATCGCAACTCCTCAGATCATGACAAAGATCATAGCCACCATTCAGGACAAAGATTTTTCTTTCCACAACAACCCATATGTACTTGTGTATTGTGTAAATCTGAGTGGGGAAAATCAATAAAGCTTTTCATTACCTTTTGGACAAATTGCTTATTGTATCAGACCTGTAGGACCAAAAGGGGTTCCTccttttttgttccttttgctTCTCAGTGGTATTTTCTTAAACACTCGAAATGGAAAGGAGGGTTAGGCAAAAAAGTGGGACAAAATTGTCCCATCTTTTATAACACTTGTTTGCCTAACTAG